A DNA window from Danio aesculapii chromosome 1, fDanAes4.1, whole genome shotgun sequence contains the following coding sequences:
- the cep44 gene encoding centrosomal protein of 44 kDa isoform X1 — MATGDLKGCLRKLEASLRSLKYPRDVDYQRLAVGDPSACLPIVSFAFTSFSPSLAEHLVDFGVELTGMNDLRFIENVYKVLRDVFSYKPLLTKQQFLQFGFAERKVSILCDVIGLALSKHKELTKDSKHLSKPKRRPVLKSCVKNEIPSDESNSLELTALMVPQKQPLVERHLGSSSAAAQIRCFSDEHPLQEEESDKELESEHLEDLSQPAESTECVLESRLRVLEEGLLETVGRLEQRLALMEHRIHALEKSLAGKIIIESNQWENLESRVLLLETRLALTSAQGLTSGNGVFNTENGEFKEDTISANGSSAGIETPVDNDNGNIITSPSPTASQNFKERLDRIVYMMKDTSDILKNIEPTM, encoded by the exons ATGGCCACTGGTGACCTGAAGGGATGTCTCAGAAAACTGGAAGCGTCTCTTCGGTCTCTGAAGTATCCCAGAGATGTGGACTATCAAAG ATTAGCTGTTGGAGATCCTTCAGCATGTCTTCCTATTGTAAGCTTTGCCTTCACATCCTTTTCCCCCTCACTCGCAGAGCACCTGGTCGATTTTGGCGTGGAACTAACCGGAATGAATGATTTGCGATTTATTGAGAATGTGTACAAG GTTTTACGGGATGTTTTCAGCTATAAACCACTGTTGACCAAACAGCAGTTCCTTCAGTTTGGGTTTGCGGAGAGGAAAGTGAGCATTCTCTGTGATGTCATTGGCCTTGCTCTCAGCAAACACAAAGAACTCACTAAAGATAGCAAG CATCTTAGTAAGCCAAAGAGAAGGCCTGTGTTGAAGAGCTGTGTTAAAAATGAAATTCCCTCTGATGAGAGTAACTCACTGGAATTAACAGCTCTGATG gTGCCTCAGAAGCAGCCACTGGTAGAAAGGCATCTTGGCAGCAGCTCTGCAGCAGCTCAGATCAGATGCTTCTCAGATGAACATCCACTGCAGGAAGAGGAATCAGACAAGGAGTTAGAGAGTGAACATTTAGAGGACTTGTCACAACCTGCTGAATCCACT GAGTGTGTGTTGGAAAGCCGACTGAGAGTTCTGGAGGAAGGTCTTCTCGAGACCGTTGGCAGACTTGAGCAGCGATTGGCCCTGATGGAGCATAGGATACATGCTCTGGAAAAAAGCTTGGCTGGCAAGATCATCATCGAGAGCAACCAGTGGGAGAACTTGGAAAGTCGCGTGCTGCTGCTGGAAACCAGGCTGGCACTGACCTCAGCACAG GGTCTAACATCAGGAAATGGAGTCTTCAACACAGAAAACGGTGAATTCAAAGAGGACACAA TATCTGCAAATGGCTCTTCTGCTGGGATTGAAACACCAGTTGACAATGACAATGGAAACATTATTACCAGTCCTTCGCCAACAGCTTCACAG AATTTTAAAGAAAGGCTGGACAGAATAGTTTACAT GATGAAGGATACATCTGACATTCTGAAAAATATAGAGCCAACAATGTGA
- the cep44 gene encoding centrosomal protein of 44 kDa isoform X2 has product MATGDLKGCLRKLEASLRSLKYPRDVDYQRLAVGDPSACLPIVSFAFTSFSPSLAEHLVDFGVELTGMNDLRFIENVYKVLRDVFSYKPLLTKQQFLQFGFAERKVSILCDVIGLALSKHKELTKDSKHLSKPKRRPVLKSCVKNEIPSDESNSLELTALMVPQKQPLVERHLGSSSAAAQIRCFSDEHPLQEEESDKELESEHLEDLSQPAESTECVLESRLRVLEEGLLETVGRLEQRLALMEHRIHALEKSLAGKIIIESNQWENLESRVLLLETRLALTSAQGLTSGNGVFNTENVSANGSSAGIETPVDNDNGNIITSPSPTASQNFKERLDRIVYMMKDTSDILKNIEPTM; this is encoded by the exons ATGGCCACTGGTGACCTGAAGGGATGTCTCAGAAAACTGGAAGCGTCTCTTCGGTCTCTGAAGTATCCCAGAGATGTGGACTATCAAAG ATTAGCTGTTGGAGATCCTTCAGCATGTCTTCCTATTGTAAGCTTTGCCTTCACATCCTTTTCCCCCTCACTCGCAGAGCACCTGGTCGATTTTGGCGTGGAACTAACCGGAATGAATGATTTGCGATTTATTGAGAATGTGTACAAG GTTTTACGGGATGTTTTCAGCTATAAACCACTGTTGACCAAACAGCAGTTCCTTCAGTTTGGGTTTGCGGAGAGGAAAGTGAGCATTCTCTGTGATGTCATTGGCCTTGCTCTCAGCAAACACAAAGAACTCACTAAAGATAGCAAG CATCTTAGTAAGCCAAAGAGAAGGCCTGTGTTGAAGAGCTGTGTTAAAAATGAAATTCCCTCTGATGAGAGTAACTCACTGGAATTAACAGCTCTGATG gTGCCTCAGAAGCAGCCACTGGTAGAAAGGCATCTTGGCAGCAGCTCTGCAGCAGCTCAGATCAGATGCTTCTCAGATGAACATCCACTGCAGGAAGAGGAATCAGACAAGGAGTTAGAGAGTGAACATTTAGAGGACTTGTCACAACCTGCTGAATCCACT GAGTGTGTGTTGGAAAGCCGACTGAGAGTTCTGGAGGAAGGTCTTCTCGAGACCGTTGGCAGACTTGAGCAGCGATTGGCCCTGATGGAGCATAGGATACATGCTCTGGAAAAAAGCTTGGCTGGCAAGATCATCATCGAGAGCAACCAGTGGGAGAACTTGGAAAGTCGCGTGCTGCTGCTGGAAACCAGGCTGGCACTGACCTCAGCACAG GGTCTAACATCAGGAAATGGAGTCTTCAACACAGAAAACG TATCTGCAAATGGCTCTTCTGCTGGGATTGAAACACCAGTTGACAATGACAATGGAAACATTATTACCAGTCCTTCGCCAACAGCTTCACAG AATTTTAAAGAAAGGCTGGACAGAATAGTTTACAT GATGAAGGATACATCTGACATTCTGAAAAATATAGAGCCAACAATGTGA